From uncultured Pseudodesulfovibrio sp.:
ACGAAAAGCTGGGAGTTCCTTTTGGGTTCTACGGACTCTTACTTTTCTCACTTCCTCTTTTTCACCAAGTCGTTCTGATACCCACTTGAGGTGATTTGCTTTCATTTGAAGCAATATGTCTTTCGTATAAGTCGCTACTTGATCATCAACCATTTTGTGGTGAGTGCGACATAGCAAGATCAAGTTCTCGTGGGATTCAATTGATTCCTCGGGGTAATTAGAGTCATATCGAGGACCATTCGGTTGTGATGAAACTATGTGGCATTCTTCACCAACAACAGATTCATCGTCATGGACGGTAGCTTCAACAACGAGTTCCTTTTTACATATGGCGCAGCGATTACCGGATTTTCCCCAGAGTATCTTTCTTGTTTTATTGGTGATTGCCAAATGGCCTCCTATAAGTGGGGTGCTGGATTAACGAAAGAGGTCCCAGGCAAACCCTTCGTAGGTTTCATCGAATGGCATTAAGTTTGGCTTTTCAAGAACAGGGACGATGGCATCTGTATGACCATACTTTGTCACTGTTTCTTCAAATATCCAATCTTCATTAGGGTTAACACCAGGAGAAAGGATGTGAAGGTATATCCATTGCAATGGTTTGTTTTTAAAGTCAAAA
This genomic window contains:
- a CDS encoding HNH endonuclease signature motif containing protein, which gives rise to MAITNKTRKILWGKSGNRCAICKKELVVEATVHDDESVVGEECHIVSSQPNGPRYDSNYPEESIESHENLILLCRTHHKMVDDQVATYTKDILLQMKANHLKWVSERLGEKEEVRKVRVRRTQKELPAFRLTSGNAVLQIVSGAMAYDFGHDNLLTNDEVELVGEFFQNLQDWGDISDTLEAGDRVRVAYDLNNTLLTIEERGFHAFGAREVATLEGGQMGPSDWTIAIIRLIRQED